Proteins from a single region of Salvelinus sp. IW2-2015 unplaced genomic scaffold, ASM291031v2 Un_scaffold1706, whole genome shotgun sequence:
- the LOC112071739 gene encoding aquaporin-10, translating to MXIDGTEGQVQANKQVLGMKERGQVPDKDPWPVAPEVRKMGVKGPSFKPQMEGVKRTLRVTNPLARECLGELMGTFVLLMFGCSASAQVKTSRETKGQYLSANMAFSVGVMSAMYLCKGXSGAHLNPRVTLSFCSLGRVPWVKLLPYTLCQVLGAYLASGLVFLVYYDAIMDFSGGNLTVYGANETASIFATYPGEHLSLSSSILDQVVGTAMLMLCILPLDDQKNSPAPDALIPPIVAVVVLGIGMSMSSNCGGAINPARDLGPRLLTLTAGWGTEVFTCYNYWFWVPMMAPLLGGMVGSGMYLVFIAWHLPDLPTNPPIDSFSTKPTTEVWTQPPAPEKEGVELKTAVF from the exons ATGCYTATAGATgggacagagggacaggtccAGGCTAACAAACAGGTATtggggatgaaggagagagggcaGGTACCAGACAAAGATCCCTGGCCAGTGGCCCCAGAGGTCAGAAAGATGGGGGTTAAGGGACCCAGCTTTAAGCCCCAAATGGAGGGGGTGAAGCGGACTCTGAGGGTGACGAACCCCTTGGCTCGGGAGTGTTTGGGAGAGCTGATGGGAACATTTGTTCTGCTG ATGTTTGGCTGTAGTGCATCAGCCCAGGTGAAGACCAGTAGAGAGACTAAGGGACAGTACCTCTCAGCCAACATGGCCTTCTCTGTAGGGGTCATGTCTGCCATGTACCTCTGCAAGGGGYTCTCAG gaGCCCATCTGAACCCACGCGTCACTCTGAGTTTCTGTTCGTTGGGCAGGGTGCCCTGGGTGAAGCTGCTCCCATACACTCTGTGTCAAGTGCTGGGAGCTTACCTGGCCTCTGGCCTGGTCTTCCTGGTCTACTATG atgcTATCATGGACTTCAGTGGAGGGAATTTGACAGTGTATGGGGCTAATGAGACGGCGTCCATCTTTGCCACCTATCCCGGAGAGCACCTATCTCTCAGCAGCAGCATCCTAGACCAG GTGGTGGGCACTGCCATGTTGATGCTCTGCATTCTCCCATTGGATGACCAGAAGAATAGTCCTGCCCCCGACGCTCTGATCCCGCCCATCGTTGCCGTGGTAGTCCTGGGGATCGGCATGTCGATGTCGTCCAATTGCGGCGGAGCGATAAACCCTGCCCGTGACCTGGGGCCACGCCTCTTGACACTGACCGCCGGCTGGGGCACTGAGGTGTTCAC GTGTTATAACTACTGGTTCTGGGTTCCCATGATGGCTCCTCTGCTGGGAGGGATGGTGGGCTCTGGGATGTATCTGGTCTTCATCGCATGGCACCTGCCTGACCTTCCAACGAACCCCCCCATAGACAGCTTCTCTACCAAGCCCACCACGGAGGTGTGGACGCAGCCCCCAGCACCAGAGAAGGAAGGGGTGGAGTTGAAAACTGCTGTGTTCTAG